The Pseudopipra pipra isolate bDixPip1 chromosome 6, bDixPip1.hap1, whole genome shotgun sequence genome includes a region encoding these proteins:
- the MADD gene encoding MAP kinase-activating death domain protein isoform X29: MVQKKRICPRLLDYLVIIGARHPSSDSVAQTPELLRRYPLEDHADFPLPPDVVFFCQPEGCLSVRQKRMSFRDDTSFVFTLTDKDTGVIRYGICVNFYRSFQKRVPKEKGEGTGGHRGREGQKVPKSGEASAPQEEVGTESSESGSSLQAPSAESTPDVNRSPRSKRLAKGSHRSRNSTLTSLCILSHYPFFSTFRECLYTLKRLVDCCSERLLGKKLGIPRGVQRDTMWRIFTGSLLVEEKSSALLHDLREIEAWIYRLLRSPMPVAGQKRVDVEVLPHELQPALTFALPDPSRFTLVDFPLHLPLELLGVDACLQVLTCILLEHKIVLQSRDYNALSMSVMAFVAMIYPLEYMFPVIPLLPTCMASAEQLLLAPTPYIIGVPASFFLYKLDFKMPDDVWLIDLDTNRVIVPTNAESLPALPEPEASELKKHLKQCLVSMTAITQKQLLTPDNKALASMSLNTQPILNLEKFQEGQEVPLLLGRPQNDLQSTPSTEFNPLIYGNDVDSVDVATRVAMVRFFNSPNVLQGFQMHTRTLRLFPRPVVAFQANSFLASRPKQTPFADKLSRTQAVEYFGEWSLNPTNYAFQRIHNNMFDPALIGDKPKWYAHQLQPIHYRVYDSNSQLAEALNIPAEKETDSDPTDDSGSDSVDYDDSSSSYSSLGDFVSEMMKCDINGDTPNVDPLTHAALGDASEVEFDDFQEYSGDMDEQTMDSENSQENNQPRSSSSTTASSSPSTVIHGANHLYVMQTSEQINDLTGPQEAADSAEIEEKLAAGFSNHLPSLPLQPSFPKISLDRRESDIAAGSMSSSEGVVRKREYDNPYFEPQYGFPTEDEDDEQEESYTPRFDQNLNGSRSQKLLRPNSLKLANDSDADSDSRASSPNSTVSNNSSEGFGGIMSFASSLYRNHSTSFSLSNLALPTKVGRDKNTPFPSLKGNRRALVDQKSSVIKHSPTVKRESPSPQGRTSNSSENQQFLKEVVHNVLDGQGVGWLNMKRVRRLLESEQLRVFVLSKLNRTIQSEEDARQDVIQDVEISRKVYKGMLDLLKCTVLSLEHSYANAGLGGMASVFGLLEIAHTHYYNKEPEKRKRSPTDGSVTPVGKDPGSSPRVEPKPAMQLPVPQIMPKPPSPAGKGPREFDTRSLKEENFIASIGTEGVKQFDLGETDEKKSQISADSGLSLASGSQKSDFDSIPSGGPTVMVRSTSQDSEVSTVSNSSGETLGADSDLSSNAGDGPSVENGGNLAGSRGTVSDSEIETNSATSSIFAKSHNLKQSVKDSKGSTPGRGPEEGNQRVYLYEGLLGKERSTLWDQMQFWEDAFLDAVMLEREGMGMDQGPQEMIDRYLSLGEHDRKRLEDDEDRLLATLLHNMIAYMLMIKVNKNDIRKKVRRLMGKSHIGLVHSQQINDILDKLANLNGRELPVRPSGSRHIKKQTFVVHAGTDTTGDIFFMEVCDDCIVLRSNIGTVYERWWYEKLINMTYCPKTKVLCLWRRNGQETQLNKFYTKKCRELYYCVKDSMERAAARQQSIKPGPELGGEFPVQDMKTGEGGLLQVTLEGINLKFMHSQVFIELNHIKKCNTVRGVFVLEEFVPETKEVVSHKYKTPMAHEICYSVLCLFSYVAAIRGKEAENKSKPPRPVSS; this comes from the exons ATGGTGCAGAAAAAGAGAATCTGCCCCCGCTTATTGGACTATCTTGTCATCATTGGAGCCAG GCACCCAAGCAGTGATAGTGTTGCTCAGACTCCCGAACTGCTGCGACGTTACCCTCTAGAAGACCATGCAGACTTTCCTCTACCGCCTGATGTTGTGTTCTTCTGCCAGCCAGAAGGATGTCTGAGTGTGCGGCAAAAACGCATGAGCTTCCGTGATGACACCTCCTTTGTCTTCACCCTCACAGACAAGGATACAGGTGTCATTCGCTATGGAATCTGTGTCAACTTCTACCGCTCCTTCCAGAAGCGAGTACccaaggagaagggagaaggcaCAGGGGGACATCGAGGTCGGGAGGGACAGAAGGTCCCTAAATCTGGAGAGGCATCAGCACCCCAAGAGGAAGTGGGCACTGAGAGTTCAGAGAGTGGTTCTTCACTGCAGGCTCCAAGTGCAGAGTCTACCCCTGATGTGAATCGATCACCGCGCAGTAAGCGTCTGGCCAAAGGCAGTCATCGCTCTCGGAACAGCACCCTGACTTCACTGTGCATCCTTAGTCATTATCCCTTCTTTTCCACATTTCGTGAGTGTCTCTACACCCTCAAGAGACTTGTGGACTGCTGTAGTGAGAGATTGTTGGGCAAGAAGTTGGGCATTCCTCGTGGGGTGCAGAG GGATACGATGTGGCGGATTTTCACAGGCTCTCTCCTGGTGGAAGAAAAGTCCAGTGCGTTGCTACACGACTTGCGGGAGATTGAGGCTTGGATATACCGTCTGCTCCGGTCACCAATGCCCGTTGCTGGTCAGAAGCGGGTGGATGTGGAAGTCTTGCCACATGAGTTGCAGCCAGCTTTGACCTTTGCTCTGCCTGATCCATCCCGCTTCACCTTGGTGGATTTTCCATTACATCTGCCTTTGGAGTTGTTGGGAGTGGATGCCTGCCTGCAGGTGCTGACCTGCATCCTTTTGGAGCATAAG ATTGTATTGCAGTCCCGAGATTATAATGCACTTTCAATGTCTGTGATGGCCTTTGTGGCCATGATCTACCCATTAGAGTACATGTTCCCCGTGatccctctgcttcccacctGCATGGCCTCTGCAGAACAG ttgcttctAGCCCCTACGCCTTATATCATTGGTGTTCCAGCAAGTTTCTTTCTTTACAAactggatttcaagatgcctGATGATGTTTGGCTTATTGACCTGGATACCAACAGG GTGATTGTTCCCACAAATGCAGAATCTttgccagcactgccagaaCCAGAAGCTTCAGAGCTGAAAAAGCATCTGAAACAG TGTCTGGTTAGCATGACTGCAATCACTCAGAAACAGCTGCTCACTCCCGACAACAAG GCCCTGGCCAGCATGAGTCTGAATACTCAGCCCATTCTTAATCTAGAGAAGttccaggaggggcaggaggtgccactgctgctgggaagaCCACAGAATGATTTGCAGTCTACTCCTTCCACAGAATTCAACCCCCTGATCTATGGAAATGATGTGGACTCTGTCGATGTGGCTACCAG aGTTGCTATGGTGAGATTCTTCAACTCACCAAATGTTTTGCAAGGTTTCCAAATGCATACTCGCACTCTTCGTCTCTTCCCACGACCAGTGGTGGCCTTCCAGGCAAATTCTTTTCTTGCCTCTAGGCCGAAGCAAACACCTTTTGCAGATAAGCTTTCCAGAACACAGGCAGTAGAATACTTTGGAGAATGGTCACTCAATCCTACTAACTATGCTTTCCAAAGAATTCATAACA ACATGTTTGACCCAGCCCTGATTGGTGACAAACCCAAGTGGTATGCTCACCAGCTGCAGCCGATCCACTATCGAGTCTATGACAGTAATTCACAGCTGGCTGAAGCACTGAATATCccagcagagaaagaaacagattcTGATCCCACTGATGACAG tggcagtgacaGTGTCGACTATGACGACTCAAGTTCCTCCTACTCCTCCCTTGGTGACTTTGTCAGTGAGATGATGAAATGTGACATTAATGGTGATACCCCAA ATGTTGACCCCCTGACTCATGCAGCCCTTGGTGATGCTAGTGAAGTGGAATTTGATGATTTTCAAGAATATTCAGGGGATATGGATGAACAGACCATGGACAGTGAGAACTCCCAGGAGAACAATCAGCCTCGTTCAAGTTCCAGTACTACAGCCAGTAGCAGCCCCAGCACTGTCATCCATGGAGCAAATCAT TTGTATGTAATGCAAACTAGCGAACAGATCAATGATTTGACTGGTCCACAGGAGGCAGCAGACTCAGCAGAAATAGAAGAGAAGTTGGCTGCTGGATTTTCAAACCACCTCCCTTCCTTGCCACTGCAACCAAGCTTTCCCAAGATAAGCTTGGATCGTCGTGAGAGTGACATTGCAGCTGGCAGCATGAGCTCCTCAGAAGGGGTGGTGAGGAAGCGAGAGTATGACAATCCATACTTTGAACCTCAGTATGGTTTTCCTACGGAGGATGAAGATGATGAGCAGGAAGAGAGCTACACCCCAAGATTTGACCAGAATCTCAATGGAAGCAG GTCTCAGAAGTTACTCCGGCCAAACAGTTTAAAACTGGCCAATGATTCTGATGCAGATTCAGATTCCAGGGCCAGCTCCCCAAACTCTACTGTCTCCAACAACAGCAGTGAAGGTTTTGGGGGCATCATGTCTTTTGCAA GCAGCTTGTACAGAAACCACAGCACAAGTTTCAGTTTGTCCAACTTAGCCCTACCAACGAAAGTTGGGAGAGACAAGAATACTCCTTTTCCCAGCCTGAAAG GAAATAGACGAGCTCTTGTGGATCAAAAATCTTCAGTCATAAAGCACAGCCCAACAGTGAAGAGGGAATCTCCATCGCCTCAGGGACGAACTAGCAATTCCAG TGAGAAccagcagttcctgaaggaGGTGGTACACAATGTTCTTGATGGGCAGGGTGTTGGCTGGCTGAATATGAAGAGAGTCCGACGTCTGCTGGAGAGTGAGCAGCTCCGTGTCTTTGTACTAAGCAAGCTGAATCGCACCATCCAGTCAGAAGAAGATGCTCGACAGGATGTCATACAGGACGTG GAGATCAGCCGCAAGGTTTATAAAGGAATGCTGGACTTGCTGAAGTGCACAGTCTTAAGCTTGGAGCATTCATATGCAAATGCTGGCCTGGGAGGCATGGCCAGTGTTTTTGGCCTGCTAGAGATAGCACATACTCACTATTATAATAAAG aaccagaaaagagaaaacGCAGTCCAACAGATGGATCTGTCACTCCAGTTGGCAAGGATCCTGGATCATCCCCAAGAGTGGAGCCAAAACCTGCGATGCAGCTGCCGGTACCTCAGATAATGCCAAAGCCACCAAGCCCTGCAGGCAAAGGGCCAAGGGAGTTTGACACAAGAAGtctaaaggaagaaaattttattgCTTCCATTG gAACAGAAGGTGTGAAACAATTCGATTTGGGAGAAACAGATGAGAAGAAATCCCAAATCAGTGCAGACAGTGGCCTCAGTTTGGCCTCAGGTTCTCAG AAGAGTGATTTTGACTCTATTCCCAGTGGAGGACCAACAGTTATGGTCCGAAGTACAAGCCAGGATTCTGAAGTCAGCACT GTTAGTAACAGTTCTGGAGAGACATTAGGAGCAGACAGTGACTTGAGTAGCAATGCTGGTGATGGCCCGAGTGTGGAAAATGGTGGCAATTTGGCAGGATCCAGAGGCACTGTGTCAGACAGCGAAATTGAGACAAACTCTGCTACTAGCTCTATCTTT GCGAAGTCTCACAACCTGAAGCAGAGTGTGAAGGATAGCAAAGGCAGTACTCCAGGGAGAGGTCCAGAGGAAGGGAACCAACGTGTCTATCTATATGAAGGACTTTTGG GCAAAGAGCGTTCAACTTTATGGGACCAGATGCAGTTCTGGGAAGATGCTTTTTTGGATGCTGTAATGTTAGAGAGAGAAGGAATGGGGATGGACCAGGGACCTCAGGAGATGATTGACAG GTATCTTTCCCTGGGAGAACATGATCGAAAGCGTTTGGAGGATGATGAGGACCGTTTGTTGGCTACACTGCTGCATAATATGATTGCCTATATGCTTATGataaag GTGAACAAGAAtgatattaggaaaaaggtGCGACGTCTAATGGGAAAATCACATATTGGATTGGTGCACAGTCAGCAAATAAACGATATTCTAGACAAACTTGCCAATCTG aatgGACGGGAACTCCCTGTGAGACCCAGTGGCAGCCGCCATATCAAGAAGCAGACTTTTGTAGTACATGCTGGGACAGACACAACAGGAGACATATTTTTTATGGAG GTATGTGATGATTGTATTGTGCTTAGAAGCAACATTGGAACTGTCTATGAACGTTGGTGGTATGAGAAACTCATCAACATGACTTACTGTCCCAAAACAAAAGTGCTCTGCCTCTGGCGCAGGAATGGTCAGGAGACACAACTGAACAAGTTCTACACAAAGAAG TGTCGGGAACTATACTACTGTGTAAAAGACAGTATGGAGCGAGCAGCAGCAAGACAGCAGAGCATTAAACCAG
- the MADD gene encoding MAP kinase-activating death domain protein isoform X20 has translation MVQKKRICPRLLDYLVIIGARHPSSDSVAQTPELLRRYPLEDHADFPLPPDVVFFCQPEGCLSVRQKRMSFRDDTSFVFTLTDKDTGVIRYGICVNFYRSFQKRVPKEKGEGTGGHRGREGQKVPKSGEASAPQEEVGTESSESGSSLQAPSAESTPDVNRSPRSKRLAKGSHRSRNSTLTSLCILSHYPFFSTFRECLYTLKRLVDCCSERLLGKKLGIPRGVQRDTMWRIFTGSLLVEEKSSALLHDLREIEAWIYRLLRSPMPVAGQKRVDVEVLPHELQPALTFALPDPSRFTLVDFPLHLPLELLGVDACLQVLTCILLEHKIVLQSRDYNALSMSVMAFVAMIYPLEYMFPVIPLLPTCMASAEQLLLAPTPYIIGVPASFFLYKLDFKMPDDVWLIDLDTNRVIVPTNAESLPALPEPEASELKKHLKQCLVSMTAITQKQLLTPDNKALASMSLNTQPILNLEKFQEGQEVPLLLGRPQNDLQSTPSTEFNPLIYGNDVDSVDVATRVAMVRFFNSPNVLQGFQMHTRTLRLFPRPVVAFQANSFLASRPKQTPFADKLSRTQAVEYFGEWSLNPTNYAFQRIHNNMFDPALIGDKPKWYAHQLQPIHYRVYDSNSQLAEALNIPAEKETDSDPTDDSGSDSVDYDDSSSSYSSLGDFVSEMMKCDINGDTPNVDPLTHAALGDASEVEFDDFQEYSGDMDEQTMDSENSQENNQPRSSSSTTASSSPSTVIHGANHLYVMQTSEQINDLTGPQEAADSAEIEEKLAAGFSNHLPSLPLQPSFPKISLDRRESDIAAGSMSSSEGVVRKREYDNPYFEPQYGFPTEDEDDEQEESYTPRFDQNLNGSRSQKLLRPNSLKLANDSDADSDSRASSPNSTVSNNSSEGFGGIMSFASSLYRNHSTSFSLSNLALPTKVGRDKNTPFPSLKGNRRALVDQKSSVIKHSPTVKRESPSPQGRTSNSSENQQFLKEVVHNVLDGQGVGWLNMKRVRRLLESEQLRVFVLSKLNRTIQSEEDARQDVIQDVEISRKVYKGMLDLLKCTVLSLEHSYANAGLGGMASVFGLLEIAHTHYYNKEPEKRKRSPTDGSVTPVGKDPGSSPRVEPKPAMQLPVPQIMPKPPSPAGKGPREFDTRSLKEENFIASIGTEGVKQFDLGETDEKKSQISADSGLSLASGSQKSDFDSIPSGGPTVMVRSTSQDSEVSTVVSNSSGETLGADSDLSSNAGDGPSVENGGNLAGSRGTVSDSEIETNSATSSIFAKSHNLKQSVKDSKGSTPGRGPEEGNQRVYLYEGLLGRDKGSVWDQLEDAAMETFSMSKERSTLWDQMQFWEDAFLDAVMLEREGMGMDQGPQEMIDRYLSLGEHDRKRLEDDEDRLLATLLHNMIAYMLMIKVNKNDIRKKVRRLMGKSHIGLVHSQQINDILDKLANLNGRELPVRPSGSRHIKKQTFVVHAGTDTTGDIFFMEVCDDCIVLRSNIGTVYERWWYEKLINMTYCPKTKVLCLWRRNGQETQLNKFYTKKCRELYYCVKDSMERAAARQQSIKPGPELGGEFPVQDMKTGEGGLLQVTLEGINLKFMHSQVFIELNHIKKCNTVRGVFVLEEFVPETKEVVSHKYKTPMAHEICYSVLCLFSYVAAIRGKEAENKSKPPRPVSS, from the exons ATGGTGCAGAAAAAGAGAATCTGCCCCCGCTTATTGGACTATCTTGTCATCATTGGAGCCAG GCACCCAAGCAGTGATAGTGTTGCTCAGACTCCCGAACTGCTGCGACGTTACCCTCTAGAAGACCATGCAGACTTTCCTCTACCGCCTGATGTTGTGTTCTTCTGCCAGCCAGAAGGATGTCTGAGTGTGCGGCAAAAACGCATGAGCTTCCGTGATGACACCTCCTTTGTCTTCACCCTCACAGACAAGGATACAGGTGTCATTCGCTATGGAATCTGTGTCAACTTCTACCGCTCCTTCCAGAAGCGAGTACccaaggagaagggagaaggcaCAGGGGGACATCGAGGTCGGGAGGGACAGAAGGTCCCTAAATCTGGAGAGGCATCAGCACCCCAAGAGGAAGTGGGCACTGAGAGTTCAGAGAGTGGTTCTTCACTGCAGGCTCCAAGTGCAGAGTCTACCCCTGATGTGAATCGATCACCGCGCAGTAAGCGTCTGGCCAAAGGCAGTCATCGCTCTCGGAACAGCACCCTGACTTCACTGTGCATCCTTAGTCATTATCCCTTCTTTTCCACATTTCGTGAGTGTCTCTACACCCTCAAGAGACTTGTGGACTGCTGTAGTGAGAGATTGTTGGGCAAGAAGTTGGGCATTCCTCGTGGGGTGCAGAG GGATACGATGTGGCGGATTTTCACAGGCTCTCTCCTGGTGGAAGAAAAGTCCAGTGCGTTGCTACACGACTTGCGGGAGATTGAGGCTTGGATATACCGTCTGCTCCGGTCACCAATGCCCGTTGCTGGTCAGAAGCGGGTGGATGTGGAAGTCTTGCCACATGAGTTGCAGCCAGCTTTGACCTTTGCTCTGCCTGATCCATCCCGCTTCACCTTGGTGGATTTTCCATTACATCTGCCTTTGGAGTTGTTGGGAGTGGATGCCTGCCTGCAGGTGCTGACCTGCATCCTTTTGGAGCATAAG ATTGTATTGCAGTCCCGAGATTATAATGCACTTTCAATGTCTGTGATGGCCTTTGTGGCCATGATCTACCCATTAGAGTACATGTTCCCCGTGatccctctgcttcccacctGCATGGCCTCTGCAGAACAG ttgcttctAGCCCCTACGCCTTATATCATTGGTGTTCCAGCAAGTTTCTTTCTTTACAAactggatttcaagatgcctGATGATGTTTGGCTTATTGACCTGGATACCAACAGG GTGATTGTTCCCACAAATGCAGAATCTttgccagcactgccagaaCCAGAAGCTTCAGAGCTGAAAAAGCATCTGAAACAG TGTCTGGTTAGCATGACTGCAATCACTCAGAAACAGCTGCTCACTCCCGACAACAAG GCCCTGGCCAGCATGAGTCTGAATACTCAGCCCATTCTTAATCTAGAGAAGttccaggaggggcaggaggtgccactgctgctgggaagaCCACAGAATGATTTGCAGTCTACTCCTTCCACAGAATTCAACCCCCTGATCTATGGAAATGATGTGGACTCTGTCGATGTGGCTACCAG aGTTGCTATGGTGAGATTCTTCAACTCACCAAATGTTTTGCAAGGTTTCCAAATGCATACTCGCACTCTTCGTCTCTTCCCACGACCAGTGGTGGCCTTCCAGGCAAATTCTTTTCTTGCCTCTAGGCCGAAGCAAACACCTTTTGCAGATAAGCTTTCCAGAACACAGGCAGTAGAATACTTTGGAGAATGGTCACTCAATCCTACTAACTATGCTTTCCAAAGAATTCATAACA ACATGTTTGACCCAGCCCTGATTGGTGACAAACCCAAGTGGTATGCTCACCAGCTGCAGCCGATCCACTATCGAGTCTATGACAGTAATTCACAGCTGGCTGAAGCACTGAATATCccagcagagaaagaaacagattcTGATCCCACTGATGACAG tggcagtgacaGTGTCGACTATGACGACTCAAGTTCCTCCTACTCCTCCCTTGGTGACTTTGTCAGTGAGATGATGAAATGTGACATTAATGGTGATACCCCAA ATGTTGACCCCCTGACTCATGCAGCCCTTGGTGATGCTAGTGAAGTGGAATTTGATGATTTTCAAGAATATTCAGGGGATATGGATGAACAGACCATGGACAGTGAGAACTCCCAGGAGAACAATCAGCCTCGTTCAAGTTCCAGTACTACAGCCAGTAGCAGCCCCAGCACTGTCATCCATGGAGCAAATCAT TTGTATGTAATGCAAACTAGCGAACAGATCAATGATTTGACTGGTCCACAGGAGGCAGCAGACTCAGCAGAAATAGAAGAGAAGTTGGCTGCTGGATTTTCAAACCACCTCCCTTCCTTGCCACTGCAACCAAGCTTTCCCAAGATAAGCTTGGATCGTCGTGAGAGTGACATTGCAGCTGGCAGCATGAGCTCCTCAGAAGGGGTGGTGAGGAAGCGAGAGTATGACAATCCATACTTTGAACCTCAGTATGGTTTTCCTACGGAGGATGAAGATGATGAGCAGGAAGAGAGCTACACCCCAAGATTTGACCAGAATCTCAATGGAAGCAG GTCTCAGAAGTTACTCCGGCCAAACAGTTTAAAACTGGCCAATGATTCTGATGCAGATTCAGATTCCAGGGCCAGCTCCCCAAACTCTACTGTCTCCAACAACAGCAGTGAAGGTTTTGGGGGCATCATGTCTTTTGCAA GCAGCTTGTACAGAAACCACAGCACAAGTTTCAGTTTGTCCAACTTAGCCCTACCAACGAAAGTTGGGAGAGACAAGAATACTCCTTTTCCCAGCCTGAAAG GAAATAGACGAGCTCTTGTGGATCAAAAATCTTCAGTCATAAAGCACAGCCCAACAGTGAAGAGGGAATCTCCATCGCCTCAGGGACGAACTAGCAATTCCAG TGAGAAccagcagttcctgaaggaGGTGGTACACAATGTTCTTGATGGGCAGGGTGTTGGCTGGCTGAATATGAAGAGAGTCCGACGTCTGCTGGAGAGTGAGCAGCTCCGTGTCTTTGTACTAAGCAAGCTGAATCGCACCATCCAGTCAGAAGAAGATGCTCGACAGGATGTCATACAGGACGTG GAGATCAGCCGCAAGGTTTATAAAGGAATGCTGGACTTGCTGAAGTGCACAGTCTTAAGCTTGGAGCATTCATATGCAAATGCTGGCCTGGGAGGCATGGCCAGTGTTTTTGGCCTGCTAGAGATAGCACATACTCACTATTATAATAAAG aaccagaaaagagaaaacGCAGTCCAACAGATGGATCTGTCACTCCAGTTGGCAAGGATCCTGGATCATCCCCAAGAGTGGAGCCAAAACCTGCGATGCAGCTGCCGGTACCTCAGATAATGCCAAAGCCACCAAGCCCTGCAGGCAAAGGGCCAAGGGAGTTTGACACAAGAAGtctaaaggaagaaaattttattgCTTCCATTG gAACAGAAGGTGTGAAACAATTCGATTTGGGAGAAACAGATGAGAAGAAATCCCAAATCAGTGCAGACAGTGGCCTCAGTTTGGCCTCAGGTTCTCAG AAGAGTGATTTTGACTCTATTCCCAGTGGAGGACCAACAGTTATGGTCCGAAGTACAAGCCAGGATTCTGAAGTCAGCACTGTG GTTAGTAACAGTTCTGGAGAGACATTAGGAGCAGACAGTGACTTGAGTAGCAATGCTGGTGATGGCCCGAGTGTGGAAAATGGTGGCAATTTGGCAGGATCCAGAGGCACTGTGTCAGACAGCGAAATTGAGACAAACTCTGCTACTAGCTCTATCTTT GCGAAGTCTCACAACCTGAAGCAGAGTGTGAAGGATAGCAAAGGCAGTACTCCAGGGAGAGGTCCAGAGGAAGGGAACCAACGTGTCTATCTATATGAAGGACTTTTGG GTAGGGATAAAGGATCTGTCTGGGACCAGTTAGAGGATGCTGCAATGGAAACCTTCTCTATGA GCAAAGAGCGTTCAACTTTATGGGACCAGATGCAGTTCTGGGAAGATGCTTTTTTGGATGCTGTAATGTTAGAGAGAGAAGGAATGGGGATGGACCAGGGACCTCAGGAGATGATTGACAG GTATCTTTCCCTGGGAGAACATGATCGAAAGCGTTTGGAGGATGATGAGGACCGTTTGTTGGCTACACTGCTGCATAATATGATTGCCTATATGCTTATGataaag GTGAACAAGAAtgatattaggaaaaaggtGCGACGTCTAATGGGAAAATCACATATTGGATTGGTGCACAGTCAGCAAATAAACGATATTCTAGACAAACTTGCCAATCTG aatgGACGGGAACTCCCTGTGAGACCCAGTGGCAGCCGCCATATCAAGAAGCAGACTTTTGTAGTACATGCTGGGACAGACACAACAGGAGACATATTTTTTATGGAG GTATGTGATGATTGTATTGTGCTTAGAAGCAACATTGGAACTGTCTATGAACGTTGGTGGTATGAGAAACTCATCAACATGACTTACTGTCCCAAAACAAAAGTGCTCTGCCTCTGGCGCAGGAATGGTCAGGAGACACAACTGAACAAGTTCTACACAAAGAAG TGTCGGGAACTATACTACTGTGTAAAAGACAGTATGGAGCGAGCAGCAGCAAGACAGCAGAGCATTAAACCAG